The segment AAAGGCCCAGAGCGTCGTTGGCGGCGGCGTTCACCTGGGCCTGGTAACTGGCCTCGAGGATCTCCTCCACGGGCATGGCCCGGGTTTCCAGGCGCGGGGCATTCCCCGCGGTGTGGTCCGCCCCCTGGGCGGTGACCATCATGGTGATCCCCGTAGCCTCCACCACCCTGGGATCGTAGGCGCTGATGGCCTGGCGCTTGATGACGGGAACCCGCTTAAGCCCAAGCGCCTCCCCCACCCGGGCGGTGCCTTGGGCCAGGAAGCGGGCCTCCTCACTCGGGGTGTAGAGGGCTTTGAGCCTGGCCTCCATAAAGGCATAGTCCCCCCAGTCCGCCTCTCCCTTTTCCATGAAAAGGGCCAAGGTGGCCCCGGTTTCGATGGTGTCCACCCCCAGGTCGTTGGCCAGGCGATTGAGGCGGGCGAGCTGGTCCGGGTCGGCGAGACCACAGTTGGTGCCCAAGAGGCCGATGGTCTCGTACTCCAGGGGAGAAACCACCTCCTCCCCTTTTTCGTCCACGATGACGTTGGAGCACTGGATCACGCACCCCGGCATGCAGGCGTGGGTGTGTTTCCCTCCCCGGGCCTTGTTGAGGGGAGCGATGTACTGGCCACCCATGCGAAACTCCTCCGGGGAGGCGAGCTGGCCCTGGCGAAAGTTCCTCACCGGCAGGCCCCCAAAGGCATTCTGGAAGTCCGCCATTCCCATGGTGCCGATAGCGTTGTAGAACTGCATCACCAAGGGGTCCTGGCGCAAAAGCTCCGCATAGCGGCGGATGGCCCCGGTGACCTTGGGCTTGTCCCAGACCTCCACCTTCCCCGGCACCTCCACCACGATGGCCTTGACCCGCTTAGCCCCCATCACCGCCCCCACGCCCCCCCGGGCGGCCAGGCGGGAGGGGCGGCCATCCGTGTCGGAGAAGGCGATGCCGGAAAGGAGGCCCAGATACTCCCCCACCGGCCCCAAAAGGGCGAAAGCGATCCTCCTGCCATAGGCAGCAAAGAGCTTGGCCGCCGCCTGAAAGTTGCCGAGACCGAGGAGGTCCTCCGCCGGGTCAAAGAAGACCTGGTCCTCCCGGGTGATGCGGAGGACCACCCAGTCGGGGCTCGCCCCCTCGAGGACCAGGTGGGAAAGCTTCATCTGGCCTAGGGCGTAGCCAAAGGTGCCGCCCCCGTTGGCCTCCTTGATGCCCAGGGTCAGGGGACTTCGCGTGCCCACGCTGGTGCGGTTGGCGTTGGAAAAGCCCGTTCCCGCCAGGGGACCTATGGCGAACACCAGGGGGTTCTCCGGGGAAAGGGGATCCATGCGGTAGGCCTCCCGCTCCAGAAGAAGCCGGCCCGTGCGGTAGCGGCCGCCATAGGCCACCTCCTCGGGGGAGGCCGTCTGCCAGTAAACCCGTTTATCCGTAAGGTCAACCCTCAAAGACCGCCACACCATCCACCTCCACGCGTACCACCCGGGCCTCCTCCGGGTGGGTCAAAGGATTCTCCGAGAACACCACAAGATCCGCTGGCTGTCCGGACCAAAGGCGCAGGGCCTCGAGGCCACTGGCTTCCGGAGGGGTGTGGTAGAACAGGGAGCACAACATCGCTTGGGCCGCCTCTCTGCCCTTTAGCCTATTCCTCCACCCGCCTTACCTCCAAGCCCCGAAGCCGGTTCACCGCCGCCCCCAGCTCTAGAGGGCGCACCTCCGCCACCTCGGGGGCCTCTTCCAGGGAGAAAAAGTCCTCTACCCCTCCCAGTACCCCCTCCACCAGCTTCCGCAAGGGCGTCTTGCCGTCCGCCTGCCGCCAAAGCCGCTGGAACCATGCCCCCAAAGCCCGCACCTGGGCGTTTTCAAAAAGGTCCAGGGCGGACAGGTCCACCACCTCCTCCCCGTAAACCAGCTCCCTGAGGCCCCGACCCTTCACCCGGGCCTTCCTGCCCCGCCTGGGATCAAAGCTTTCGGGCAAGGGAGCCCGGGAAGCCACGGCAAGGGGATACCGAGGCTCGCCGAAAGCCCGCCCCGTGGGATGGGCTTGGGCAATGGCCTGGGCCTCAAGGGTGGCCTCCCTCGGCCGGTACTCCTCCAGAAGCAAGACCGTGTCCGCCAGGTCCAGGTAATCCCCCACCCCACCCACCACCAGGATCAGGCTCACCCCTTTGGCCTTCAAATCCCGCACCCGGTCCAAGAGGGGGGTGAGGGTTTCCCGCCTCACCAGGGCCTGCATGCGGGCATCGCGCACCAGGAGGTTGGTGGCGGAGGTGTCCTCGTCCAGGAGAAGCACCTGGGCACCCAGCTCCAGGGCCTCCAGGATGGCGGCGGCCAGGCTGGTGGAGCCCGAGGCATCCTCCGTGGAGAAGAAGGAGGTATCCTGGCCTAGGGGAAGGTCGTGGACGAAGGGCCTTAGGTCCACACCCTTCACGCTTCGGCCGTCTTCCGACTGGACCCGATGCGCCAGGGCATGGGTCACCACCCATTCCCGCCCATCTCCCGGGATATGGGGATACACCCCGTGCACCAGGGCCTCGAGGAGGGTGGTCTTCCCATGGAAGCCTCCGCCGGTGATGAGGGTGAGCCCTTGGGGAAGCCCCATGCCCAAGACCTCCCCCGCGTGGGGTACCCGAAAGGAAACCCGCAAGGAAGGGGGGCTTTGGAAGGGGACCGCACCCCTTAAGGGTCTTTGGCTCACCCCGCTTTCCCGGGGGAGGACAGCCCCATCCCCCACGAAGGCCACCAGGCCCCTTTGGGAAAGGTTTTCCTGAATGTGGGCGAAGTCCTCGGCCTGGTGGACGTGGGCAAGAAGCCCCCTCCCGTCCAGCTCCCCCAAGAAAGCCGAGAGGTGCTCTATGAGCGCCCGGAAAAGCCTCGCCGCCTCCTTGCCCAGAATCCTTCGGCCCGAGGCAGGAAGCCCCACCCGGAAACGCAGATAAAGCGCCTCCTGGCCAAGATGGGCCCCAGCCCGCCGCAACACCTTGGGGCTTTCCACCTCCACCAAGACCCTCCCCGAGTGCCCGCTCCCTCCGAGAAAGGGCAGGTGGCGGAACCGGGCCTTGAGGGCCCTCAGAAGGAAGTCCTCCACCGCCACGCGGCCCGTAGGGTGGCGGTAAACCCGAAGTTTCTCCACCGCCTTGGCCGGATAGCGCACCTCCAAAACGCTTGGGATGGCGAAGGGATCCCCCTGCACGTGGACAAAGCGAAGGTCAAACCCCTCACCCCTCCAGGTTCCCTTTAGATCCTTGTAAAAAGGGTAAGGCCTCCCCTCGAGGGAGGCCAGGAAAGGGAAAAGCTCCTCCAGCCGCCGCACCCTTCCAGGTTAGCCCAAAGCCTCCACCTCCACCTGCCTGAGGGCACGGGAAAGGCGCTCCACACCTTCCAAGAACTCCTCCTCCTTTATGGTGAGGGGTGGGGCCACCACCAGGATGTTGTGCTTGGCCAGGAGATAAACCCCCTCCTGCCACAAGGCCTTTTGCAGGGCCTGCATGGCCGGGCTAAAGGGAGCGTGCCAAGGGGAAAGGGGTTCTTTAGTATCCCGGTCCCGGACCAGCTCCACGGCGTAAAAGGCCCCGAGCCCCCGGACATCCCCCACCACGGGATGCCGGTCCTGTAGGGTCTTAAGGCTTTCCCGGAAGAAATCCTCCATGGCCAAAACCCGCTCAAAGAGACCTTCCTCCCGGTAGGCCTCGAGGGCGGCCAGCCCCGCCGCCACCGCCAAGGGATGCCCGGCGTAGGTATGCCCGGTGGGCAAGGGATTCTCGTCAAAGTAGCGGGCCAGGGTCTCCCGCAGGAGCACCCCTCCTAAGGGCACGTAAGCGGAGGTGACCCCCTTGGCGAAGGTGATGAGGTCGGGCGCCACGCCAAACCTTAGGGCGGCAAAGGCTGCCCCAAGACGCCCAAAACCGGTCATCACCTCGTCAAAGACCAGAAGGATGCCATGCCGGTCGCATAGGGCCCGCACCCCCTCGAGGTACCCTTCCGGGTAGACGATGACCCCATTGGAGCCCACCACGGGCTCTAAGAAGATGGCCGCCACCCGCTTGGGATCCTCGTGGAGGAGAATCCTCTCCAGATGGTCCAGGGCCCGGGCGGTTTCCTCCTTGAGGTCTTCCGTGTAAAAAGGGCTCCGGTAGGGATAGGGGGCGAAGAAGTGGACCACCCCGGGGACGGTGCCTGGCTCCGCTGGCCAGCGGCGGTTCTCCCCGGTAAGGCTGGCGGAGGCGTGGGTGGCCCCGTGGAAGGACCGGTAGGCGGCAAGGACCTTGAAGCGGCCCGTAAGGTGGCGCACGAACTTCAGGGCGTCCTCGTTGGCCTCGGTGCCCGAGGGGGTGAAGAAGACCCTGGCCCCTTCGGGCCAGGGGGAGAGGTCGGACAAGGCCTTGGCGAGAAGGGCCCGCTTATCGTGGAAAAGGCTAGGGGCCGCATAGGCCAAGGTGGCCGCCTGCTCGGCAATGGCCCGCACCAGCCTAGGGTGGCCATGGCCCAGGTTCAAGGCCACCAGGCCGCTGGAAAGGTCCAGGTAACGCCGCCCCTCCTCGTCGTACAGCCAGACTCCCTCACCCCGCACCACCAAGGGGGAGTTAAGGGGAGCCTGGGCCACCCAGGGGGTAAGGACGTGCTTCTTGTGGAGGGCTTTTAGGCTCATTTCCCCCTGAGTATACCCTGCTCCCTTATAAGCCCGAGGACAGCTCAGGGAGGCTTGCAGGTATACCGATAATGGTTTATCATTACTTCATGCTACGGCTAGCCCTGCTGCTCCTCCTCCTTTCCCCCGCCTGGGCCCAGGTGCAGGTGGCGGCCACCACCCCCATCCTGGCTGACCTGGTGTCCCAGGTGGGGGGGAACCGGGTCAAGGTAGAAAGCGTGGTCCCCCCGGGGGCCGACCCCCACACCTTCGAGCCCACCCCCAACACCGCCAAAAACCTGGCCCGAAGCCGCCTCCTCTTCGCCAATGGTCTGGGCCTCGAGGCCTTCTTACCCAAGCTGCAACGCCTCCTCCCCCAAGGCGCCCGGGTGGTGAAGCTGGCGGAAGGGCAACCCGGCCTTATCTGCCAGGAGGAACATCCAGAGGAAGGGCCGGGGGAACGGGAGCACGCCCACGGCCCCTGCAACCCCCACCTGTGGCTGGACCCCACCTACGCCCTGCGCTATGCCGAGCGCATCACCCAAGAACTCGCCCAGGTGGACCCCCAGGGAAAGGCCATCTACCAGGCCAACCTAAAGCGCTTTAGGGCGGAGGTGGAAAAGCGCGATAAGGCCTTCCAAGCCTGCAACCTAAAGGGCCTCAAGGTGGTCACCCAGCACGATGCCTTCGCCTACTTTGCCCGTCGGTACGGCCTGCGGGTGGTGGGGAGCCTCACCGCCTCGGGGGTGCAGGAGGCGGGAAGCCGGACCTTCCTCACCCTCCTGGAGCGAGCGCGCCGGGAGGGGGTAAAGCTGCTCCTGGCCGAACCCCAGTTCCAAGGAACCGCCCTCAAGGCCCTGGCTGAGGCCCTGGGAGCCCGCATCGCGGTGCTCTACACCGACACCCTGGACCAAAAGGTACCCACCTACCTGGCCCTTTTGGACCACAACCTCAAGGCCCTGTGCCCATAATGGAGGCATGGGGTTTAAGGAAGTCTTCGGTGCCCTGCCCGAGGCCAGCGCCCAGGCCCCTGGGCGGGTGAACCTCTTAGGGGAACACACCGACTACCAGGAGGGCTACGTCCTTCCCACCCCCCTCCCCTACTTCACCCAGGTGGAGGCGGCCAAGGCTGAGGGCCGGGTGGAGGCCTACAGCGAGGAGCTCAAGGAGCTCAGGGCCCGGCCTTTGGAAAGCCCGGCCCAAGGGGACTTTCTGGACTACCTCCTGGGGGTAGTCTGGGCCCTGAGGGAGGCGGGGTACGAGGTTCCTGGGGCTCGCTTTTATGTGCGGAGCAGGGTACCCATGGGGGCGGGGCTTTCCAGCTCGGCGGCCCTCGAGGTGGCGGCGCTAAAGGCCCTGCGCCTCCTCTACCGCCTGCCCCTTTCCGACAAGGAGGTCGCCCTTTTGGGCCAGAAGGCGGAGGTGGAGTACGTGGGGGTGCGCTGCGGCCTCATGGACCAGATGGCCGCAAGCCTGGGGGAGGTGGGCAAGGCCCTTTTCCTGGACACCCGCACCCTGGACCACGAAAACCTTCCTCTACCCCCAGGGGTGCGGGTGGCGGTTTTGGACCTGGGGTTAAAGCGGCGCCTAGCGGAGGCGGGGTACAACGAGAGGCGCCTCGAGGCGGAGGAGGCGGCGCGGAGGCTAGGGGTGCACTCCCTTAGGGACGTGGCCGACCTCTGCCTGGTGGAAAGCCTGCCCTCCCCCCTGGACAAGAGGGCGCGGCACATCGTGGGGGAAAATCTGAGGGTGCTCCGAGGGGTGGAGGCCTTGCGCAAGGGGGACCCCCAGGCCTTCGGCGAGCTCATGGTGCAAAGCCACCGCTCCCTCTCCCGGGACTACGAGGTGAGCCTCCCGGAACTGGACACCCTGGTGGAGGAGGCCTTGAGGGCCGGGGCCTACGGGGCCAAGCTCACGGGGGCAGGGTTCGGCGGGGCGGTGGTGGCCCTGGTGCCCGAAGACCGCATGGAAGGTTTCCAAAAGCACCTCCTCTCCCGTTTTCCCCATCTCCGCATCCTTTGACTGACCTAACCCCCTCGGCCAGGTAAGCTAAGGGCATGGAAAAGCCAAGCCTCCTCCCCCTCCTGGACGCCCGCCTTCCCCTAAGCGAGGAGAAGGTGGCCGAGGCCGCCCGGCTTGCCGGGGTACCCCTGGCCCAGGCCTGGGGGGTGGTGCGCTACTACCCCCGGTACCGGGGCTTGCCCCAGGGGAGGCTTTTGGTGGACGATCCCGTGGCCCGGGCCCGGGGATTCGCCCGCCTCCTAGAGGGAGCCGACGGAACCCATCCTCCCTTGGGCCTCGAGGCCCTCTCCCCCATCCACGTGCGGGTGGAGGGGGAAGAACGCTATGTGGAATGGGAGGGCCGGCTCATCCCCTTTAAGGAGTTCCGCCTTCCCTTCGCCCTGGGACAGGGAAACCGGCTCCTTCCCCCCGAACCCATCCTGGAACTTGACCAGTATGAAGCGCTGGGAGGGTCGGTGTTCTTGCGGAGGGCCTTGAAAAACCTCCTAGCCCCGGAAGCCATCCTCCAGGCTGTGGAGGAGGCCGGGCTTTTGGGCCGGGGAGGAGCCGCCTTTCCCGCCCACATCAAGATGCGGGCCGTGGCCCGGGGGGAACCCCCCAGGTATCTGGTGGTGAACGCCGACGAATCGGAACCGGGCAACTTCAAGGACCGCTTCCTCCTGGAGCACCATCCCTTCCTGGTCCTGGAGGGAGCGCTTTTGGCCGCCCTGGCCGTGGGGGCAAGCCAGGTTTTCCTCTACGTGCGGGATGAGTTCGAAGCCGCCATCCTGGGCCTGGAAAATGCCATCCGCCAACTTGGGGAAGCTGGCCTCCTTCCCGTTCCCACCGAGGTCTTCCCAAGCGGGGGCCTCTACATCTGCGGCGAGGAAACCGCCCTTCTGGAGTCCATAGAGGGCAAAAGGGCCGAGCCCCGCTTAAAGCCCCCTTTTCCCGTGGAAAAAGGCCTGTGGGGAAGGCCCACCCTGGTGCAAAACGTGGAAACCCTGGCCAACCTGCCCCTGATCCTGAGGGAGGGCCCGGGGACCTGGCGTCAAACGGAGCCCAAACTCTTCTCCGTCACCGGGGACGTGGCCAGGCCAGGGCTTTACGAGCTTCCCCTGGGAACATCCTTGGAAGACGCCTTACAGAGGGCTCAAGGTGAACCGGAGGCTTTGAAGGCCGTACTCCTGGGCGGAGCCGCCGGGGTGTTTACCCGCGATTTCACCTTCCCTTTGCGCTACAAGGGTAGGCTCCCCTTGGGAGCCGGCGCCATCGTGGCCTTCGGAAAGGAGGTGGACCTATGGGAAGTCCTTTTGGGCCTGGCCGAGTTTTTCCGGGAGGAGTCCTGCGGGGAGTGCTTCCCCTGTCCTTTGGGCACGGCGGTACAGGTGGAGATGGTGAGGCGGCGGGAGAGGAACCCGGACCTGGTTCACTCCCTGGGGCAAACCCTCAAGGGAAGCCTGTGCGGACTGGGCCAGTCCGCCTACTGGGCCTACCAAAGCCTGTTGGAGGTGGAAGGTGCGGCTTAAGGTGAACGGACAAGAGGTGGAGGTCCAGGAGGGAACCCTCCTCCTGGAGATCACGGATCCTCCCCACCTGTGCTACCATCCCCACACGGAAACCCGGGGGCTTTGCCGCCTCTGCCTGGTGGAGGTGAATGGCCGCCTGCTTCCCGCCTGCGCCACCCAGGCCCAGGAGGGCATGGAGGTGCGAACGGACACGGAAGACCTCCGCACCTTGCGCAAAACCCTTTTGGAGTGGCTGGCCCTTTTCACCGACCTCAGCCTGGCCCCGGGGCTCCAAGGGCTTCTCGAGGCCTACGGAGCCCACCCTGGGCGCTGGGGACGGGTGCCCGAAACCCGGAAGGAACGGGAGCCCATCCGGGACAATCCCTTCTTCCTTAGGGACTACGCCAAGTGCATAAACTGCCGCCGCTGCGTGGACGCCTGCGGGGAGGGGATCATGGGGGTTTGGGCCCTGACCTTGGAGGGAAGGGGCCTTCTGGCCCACCCCACCACCCCCCTGGACCGGCCCCTTCCCGAAACCCCTTGCGTCTTCTGCGGCAACTGCATCCAGGTTTGCCCCACGGGGGCCCTAAGGCCCCTGAGCATGGAGGTGTAGGATGCGCACCACGTGCCCTTACTGCGGTGTGGGTTGCCAGGTGGAGCCCGAGATCCAAGGAGGCCGCATCCTCCGGGTGCTGGCCCCGGACATCCCCCCCAACCACGGGGCTCTCTGCGTGAAAGGCCGCTTCGGCCTGGACTTCCCCTTCTCGGGAAAGCGCCTCCTCTACCCCATGGTGCGGGAAGACCGTCGCCAAGCCTTCCGCCGGGTTAGCTGGGACGAGGCCCTGGATTATACGGCAAGCCAGCTTCTCGCCGTGCTGAAAAGGCGAGGACCCGAGGCCATCGCCATCTTCCCCTCCGCCAAGACCACCAACGAGGAGGTCTATCTTACGCAGAAACTGGCCCGCGCTCTCCTCTCCACCAACCACGTGGACCACTGCTCCAGGCTTTGCCACTCCTCCTCCACCGTGGCCCTTTCCCGTTCCCTGGGCGGGGCCAGCATGACCAATCCCATAGAGGACATCTGGAAAACCGATCTCTTCCTGGTGGTGGGCTCCAACACCACGGAAACCCACCCCGTGATTGGGGCCATGATCAAGAAGAGGGTGCGGCAGGGAGCAGGGCTCATCGTGGTGGACCCCCGTTACACCGGCATGGCCGAGGCCGCCACCCTGTGGCTACGGGTACGCCCGGGTACCGACCTCTTCCTCCTGAACGCCATGGCCCGGCACATCCTCGAGGAAGGCCTTTGGGACCAAGGATACGTGGAGGAGCGCACCGAGGGCTTCGCCGAGTGGCGGGCCTCCTTGGAGCCCTACACCCTGGAGGAAGCCGAGCGCATCACCTCTGTGGAAAAGGAAAAAATCGCTCTGGCCGCCCGGCTTTACGCCACCACGAAGAGGGCGGGGGCTTACTGGGCCATGGGGGTCACCCAGCACACCAAGGGCACCGCCACCGCCCAGGCCCTGGTGAACCTGGCCCTTCTCACGGGCAAGGTGGGCAAGGAAGGAGCGGGCCTCAACCCCTTACGGGGGCAGAACAACGTGCAAGGGGCGGGGGATATGGGGGCCCTGCCCGATGTCTTCCCCGGGTACCTGAAGGTGTCGGACCAAGCGGCCAGGAAACGTTTTGAAGCCCTCTGGGGGGTGGAATTGAACCCCGAGCCGGGCCTGCGCATGACCGAGGTCTTCGAGGGGATCCCCAAGGTGGAGGCCATCTACCTCATCGGGGAGGACCCCGTGACCAGCGAACCTTACCAGGACCACCTGAAGGCCAAGCTGAAAGCCCTCCCCTTCCTTGTGGTGCAGGACATCCTGGAAAACGAAACCACCCCCTTCGCCCACGTGGTCCTGCCGGCGGCCAGTTTCCTGGAAAAGGACGGAACCTTCACCAACACCGACCGCAGGGTTCAGAGGATTCGGAAGCTCCTGGACCCACCGGGAGAGGCCCGGCCCGATTGGTGGATCGTCCAGGAGCTGGGCAAGCGCCTGGCCCGGGCCTTGGGCCGTCCCTGGGCCCTCTATCCTGGCCCCGAGGCCATCTGGGAGGAGGTCCGCCGGGCCATTCCGGAGATGATGGGCGGGATCACCTACCGCCGCCTGGAAGGCGAGGGCGTTCGCTGGCCCTGCCCCCACGAGGACCATCCCGGCGAGGCGGTGCTCTTCCGAGAGCGCTTCAACACCCCCTCGGGGAAGGCCCGCTTCTTCCCCGTGCACTTCACCCCCCCGGCGGAAACCCCCTCCGAGGAGTACCCCTTTACCCTCTCCACCGGCCGGGTCCTCTTCCACTGGCACGGGGGTACTCTAAGCCGCAACAGCCAACTCAAGGAAGCCTACCCCGAACTCAAGGTGGAGGTGAACCCCAAGGACGCCCAAAGGCTTGGCATAGGCGACGGGGAGGTGATCCAGGTGGTGAGCCGTCGGGGGCGCATCCAGGCCCGGGCCTGGGTCACGGAGCGCACCCCTGAAGGGGTGGTCTATGCCCCCTTCCACTTCGCCGAGGCCCCAGCCAACCGCCTCACCCTGAATGCCCTGGATCCCTTCAGCCGCATTCCTGAGTACAAGGTGAGCGCAGTGCGACTGGAGAAGCTGGACTGAGAACCTCCCTAAGCTTTCTTAAGCGGTGGGGAAGGCGAAGCTTTCGTAGCCCAGCTCGGCCACGGAGAACCAGCGGTACTGTTCGTTGCGGAAGGCCCAGTAAGCGGAGTACACCTTGCGGTAGGTGGCGTCCTTGGCCGCCTGCTCCTCATAGAGGGCCTGGGCCTCCTCGAGGGCTTTCTTCATGATCTCCCCCGGCCAGCGGCGCAGGCGCACCCCCGCCTTAAGGAGGCGGTTCAAAGCCGGAGGGTTCTCAGCGTCGTACTTGGCCATCATGGTGAGGTTGACCTCGGCGGCGGCCACCTGGAAAGCCTCCTGGAACTCCTTGGGAAGCCGCTGCCACTCCCTTTGGGCCACCAGGAAGGAAAGCTGGGCGCTGGGTTCCCAGAAGGAAGGGTAGTAGTAGTAGCGGGCCACCTTATAAAAGCCCAGCTTCTCGTCGTCGTAGGGGCCGGAGAACTCGGTGGCGTCTATGGTGCCCCGCTCCAGGGCCGGGTAGATATCCCCAGCGGCCAGGGTCTGCGGCACCACCCCAAGCCGCCCCATGACCATGCCCCCAAGGCCGGGGATGCGCATGCGGATCCCTTTGAGGTCGGACAGGCCGCGGATTTCCTTGCGAAACCAGCCCCCCATCTGGGTCCCGGTGTTGCCCCCGGGGAACTGCACCACGCCGAAGTCCGCATAGACCTGGCGGAGGAGCTCCAAGCCCCCGCCGTGGATCATCCAAGCGTTGTGCTGGCGGTAGGTCATGCCAAAGGGGACGCCGCCATCGAAGGCCAGGGCCGGGTTTTTACCCACGTAGAAGGGCCCATAGGTGTGCCCCGCCTCCACCGTGCCCTGTTGCACCGCGTCCAGCACTTGGCCGCCCGGGACGATCTCCCCTGCCTGGTAGGCGCGGATCTGGAAGCGGCCCCCGGTGAGCTCCGCCACCCTCTTGGCCAGATCCTCCGCACCGCCATAGAGGGTATCCAGGCTCTTGGGGTAGCTGGAAACGAGCCGCCAGCGCACCTGCGGGGCGGCCTGGGCAAAGGCCTTATAGGAAAGGCTTGCCGCTAAACCCACCCCCACCCCTTTGAGAAACTGCCTCCGCCTCATACCTGCCTCCTTTGCGCGTATAAGTATACACCACCCCGGGCCACCCCCAACCCCGCTAACCCTCGCCCCCGGCCAAGAGGCGGTCCACCTGGGCCAACAGGGTCTGGGCCTCAAAGGGTTTCCCCAGAAAGGCCTGGGCCCCCGCCTCGAGGGCCTCCCGCCGGCTTTTCTCGGAAACGCTGGCGGAAAGGGCCAGGATGGGGGTAAAGAGGCCCAAGGCCCGCATCTTTTGGATCACCTCGAGGCCCGATACCCCGGGCATCACCAGGTCGCAGACCACAAGGTCATAGGGCTCGGAAAGCTTCTCCAGGGCCGCACCCCCAGAAGGGGCCCAGTCCACCCGGTGCCCGGCCCGCTCCAGGATGCGGCGCACCAGGTGGGCCACCAAGGGTTCGTCCTCAACCAGAAGGATGCGGGCCATATACGGGTAGGATAACCCTGAAAAGGCTTCCCTTGCCCTCCTCGCTTTCCACCTCTATCCGGCCCCCATGGGCCTCCACGATGTGCTTGGAAATGAAAAGGCCAAGCCCCGTGCCTGAAATCCCCCGGGTCTCTGCGCTCTTGGCCCGGGCGTAGCGT is part of the Thermus caldilimi genome and harbors:
- the fdhF gene encoding formate dehydrogenase subunit alpha, translated to MRTTCPYCGVGCQVEPEIQGGRILRVLAPDIPPNHGALCVKGRFGLDFPFSGKRLLYPMVREDRRQAFRRVSWDEALDYTASQLLAVLKRRGPEAIAIFPSAKTTNEEVYLTQKLARALLSTNHVDHCSRLCHSSSTVALSRSLGGASMTNPIEDIWKTDLFLVVGSNTTETHPVIGAMIKKRVRQGAGLIVVDPRYTGMAEAATLWLRVRPGTDLFLLNAMARHILEEGLWDQGYVEERTEGFAEWRASLEPYTLEEAERITSVEKEKIALAARLYATTKRAGAYWAMGVTQHTKGTATAQALVNLALLTGKVGKEGAGLNPLRGQNNVQGAGDMGALPDVFPGYLKVSDQAARKRFEALWGVELNPEPGLRMTEVFEGIPKVEAIYLIGEDPVTSEPYQDHLKAKLKALPFLVVQDILENETTPFAHVVLPAASFLEKDGTFTNTDRRVQRIRKLLDPPGEARPDWWIVQELGKRLARALGRPWALYPGPEAIWEEVRRAIPEMMGGITYRRLEGEGVRWPCPHEDHPGEAVLFRERFNTPSGKARFFPVHFTPPAETPSEEYPFTLSTGRVLFHWHGGTLSRNSQLKEAYPELKVEVNPKDAQRLGIGDGEVIQVVSRRGRIQARAWVTERTPEGVVYAPFHFAEAPANRLTLNALDPFSRIPEYKVSAVRLEKLD
- a CDS encoding TRAP transporter substrate-binding protein; translated protein: MRRRQFLKGVGVGLAASLSYKAFAQAAPQVRWRLVSSYPKSLDTLYGGAEDLAKRVAELTGGRFQIRAYQAGEIVPGGQVLDAVQQGTVEAGHTYGPFYVGKNPALAFDGGVPFGMTYRQHNAWMIHGGGLELLRQVYADFGVVQFPGGNTGTQMGGWFRKEIRGLSDLKGIRMRIPGLGGMVMGRLGVVPQTLAAGDIYPALERGTIDATEFSGPYDDEKLGFYKVARYYYYPSFWEPSAQLSFLVAQREWQRLPKEFQEAFQVAAAEVNLTMMAKYDAENPPALNRLLKAGVRLRRWPGEIMKKALEEAQALYEEQAAKDATYRKVYSAYWAFRNEQYRWFSVAELGYESFAFPTA
- a CDS encoding response regulator transcription factor, which encodes MARILLVEDEPLVAHLVRRILERAGHRVDWAPSGGAALEKLSEPYDLVVCDLVMPGVSGLEVIQKMRALGLFTPILALSASVSEKSRREALEAGAQAFLGKPFEAQTLLAQVDRLLAGGEG